The following are encoded in a window of Salinigranum halophilum genomic DNA:
- the trpA gene encoding tryptophan synthase subunit alpha — MSGIAEAFADGPAFVPYLAAGDPDYEQSLEYVEALARGGADIIELGLPFSEPIAEGPTIQQAIVRSLEGGMTPTRFFEFVQDLDVDVPLVCMTYYNLIYQYGRSEARRASETASGDAASEAGTPGPEAFVARAAEVGIEGFVVPDLPAEEADDLREACDEYGLDLVFIVAPTTKGDRLRRIMEQVSGYVYVQARLGVTGARDDVSSQTDESLARLTEWDVPKAVGFGIKTGEHAERVVRAGADGVIVGSALVDIVAEGAEHDAPTADTASRLEAKARELKQGALSGSETAQSTPQTERT; from the coding sequence ATGTCGGGTATCGCCGAGGCGTTCGCCGACGGCCCCGCGTTCGTCCCGTATCTCGCGGCGGGCGACCCCGACTACGAGCAGTCTCTCGAGTACGTCGAGGCGCTCGCACGCGGCGGCGCGGACATCATCGAACTCGGTCTCCCCTTCTCGGAACCGATCGCCGAGGGGCCGACCATCCAGCAGGCCATCGTCCGCTCGCTCGAAGGAGGGATGACGCCCACGCGCTTTTTCGAGTTCGTCCAGGACCTCGACGTGGACGTCCCCCTCGTCTGTATGACCTACTACAACCTCATCTACCAGTACGGGAGGAGCGAGGCGCGTCGCGCCTCGGAGACGGCGAGCGGCGACGCCGCGAGCGAGGCCGGCACACCCGGCCCCGAGGCGTTCGTCGCGCGTGCGGCCGAGGTCGGTATCGAGGGCTTCGTGGTGCCCGACCTCCCGGCCGAGGAGGCCGACGACCTCCGGGAGGCCTGTGACGAGTACGGACTCGACCTCGTCTTCATCGTCGCGCCGACGACGAAGGGCGACAGGCTGCGCCGCATCATGGAGCAGGTGTCGGGCTACGTCTACGTCCAGGCGCGCCTCGGGGTGACGGGCGCGCGCGACGACGTCTCCTCGCAGACGGACGAGTCGCTCGCGCGGCTCACGGAGTGGGACGTCCCGAAGGCCGTCGGCTTCGGCATCAAGACCGGCGAACACGCAGAACGCGTCGTTCGGGCCGGTGCCGACGGCGTCATCGTCGGCTCGGCGCTCGTCGACATCGTCGCCGAGGGGGCCGAACACGATGCGCCGACTGCGGACACGGCGAGCCGCCTCGAAGCGAAGGCTCGAGAGTTGAAACAGGGCGCCCTCAGCGGCAGCGAGACGGCGCAATCGACACCGCAAACGGAACGCACATAA
- a CDS encoding 2-amino-3,7-dideoxy-D-threo-hept-6-ulosonate synthase produces MDAGISARLDRISTRGKYLIVPMDHGITLGAIKGLKDIESTIDGITRGGADAVLTQKGIAPRVHANKNGAGYIVHLNASTSVGPDSNDKRHTGTVKEAIRAGADAVSFHINVGSNYEPDQISELARVTEQASDYGIPVLAMAYARGANLEGEDPEHDAEYLGHAVRLAEELGADVVKTAYSGDADSFQHVVESTRLPVVIAGGAKGTDRQTVQNVRGAMDGGAAGVSMGRSIFQHDDPEAITRAVSAIIHDDASADEALDVAGLSEEAGAQA; encoded by the coding sequence ATGGACGCCGGAATCTCAGCACGACTCGACCGCATCTCGACACGCGGCAAGTACCTCATCGTCCCGATGGACCACGGCATCACGCTGGGGGCCATCAAGGGGCTGAAAGACATCGAATCGACCATCGACGGCATCACGCGCGGTGGCGCCGACGCCGTCCTGACGCAGAAAGGCATCGCCCCGCGCGTCCACGCGAACAAGAACGGCGCGGGCTACATCGTACACCTCAACGCCTCGACCAGCGTCGGCCCGGACTCGAACGACAAACGCCACACCGGGACGGTGAAAGAGGCGATTCGGGCGGGCGCAGACGCCGTCTCTTTCCACATCAACGTCGGCTCGAACTACGAACCCGACCAGATCTCCGAACTCGCGCGTGTCACCGAACAGGCGAGTGACTACGGCATCCCGGTCCTCGCGATGGCGTACGCCCGCGGGGCCAACCTCGAAGGTGAGGACCCCGAGCACGACGCGGAGTACCTCGGCCACGCCGTCCGCCTCGCGGAGGAACTCGGTGCGGACGTGGTCAAGACGGCCTACAGCGGCGACGCCGACTCCTTCCAGCACGTCGTCGAGTCCACCCGTCTCCCGGTCGTCATCGCTGGCGGGGCGAAGGGGACCGACAGACAGACGGTCCAGAACGTCCGCGGGGCGATGGACGGCGGTGCCGCCGGCGTCTCGATGGGTCGCTCTATCTTCCAGCACGACGACCCCGAGGCGATTACGCGCGCCGTCTCGGCCATCATCCACGACGACGCCTCCGCCGACGAGGCGCTCGACGTCGCGGGCCTCTCCGAAGAGGCCGGCGCTCAGGCCTGA
- a CDS encoding SDR family NAD(P)-dependent oxidoreductase — protein MNVTYDYADTTVVVTGASSGIGRAVAQRFGSAGATVINADVRPDPKDTDETRPTHELVAEAGGVGRYVETDVSNVDDIETVVETAREFGGVDVMVNNAGIFRPGNILDLDPADFDRLHAVNAKGVFYGTQVAAKDMIDRGAGGSIINTASISAELAQFDHVQYDSTKGGVKMITRGAALELADHGIRVNAVAPGHVATEISEGWSESAPQEVRAGEVIKHVPLGRAADPKDVAGAYLFLASDDAGYVTGETVWVDGGLQVF, from the coding sequence GTGAACGTTACATACGACTACGCTGACACGACGGTCGTCGTCACCGGTGCGTCCTCGGGTATCGGTCGCGCCGTCGCCCAGCGGTTCGGTTCGGCAGGTGCGACAGTCATCAACGCGGACGTCAGACCCGACCCGAAAGACACCGACGAGACGCGCCCGACGCACGAACTCGTCGCCGAGGCTGGCGGCGTCGGTCGATACGTCGAGACCGACGTCTCGAACGTCGACGACATCGAGACCGTCGTCGAAACCGCCCGCGAGTTCGGCGGCGTCGACGTCATGGTGAACAACGCGGGTATCTTCCGCCCGGGGAACATCCTCGACCTCGACCCCGCGGACTTCGACCGGCTCCACGCGGTGAACGCGAAGGGCGTCTTCTACGGCACGCAGGTCGCGGCGAAGGACATGATCGACCGCGGGGCCGGCGGCAGCATCATCAACACGGCCTCTATCAGCGCCGAACTCGCGCAGTTCGACCACGTCCAGTACGACTCGACCAAGGGCGGCGTGAAGATGATTACCCGCGGCGCGGCGCTCGAACTCGCCGACCACGGCATCCGCGTCAACGCTGTCGCGCCCGGCCACGTCGCCACCGAGATCAGCGAGGGCTGGTCGGAGAGTGCCCCACAGGAGGTCCGCGCGGGCGAGGTCATCAAGCACGTCCCGCTCGGCCGCGCGGCCGACCCCAAGGACGTCGCGGGCGCGTACCTCTTCCTCGCGAGCGACGACGCCGGCTACGTCACCGGCGAGACCGTGTGGGTCGACGGCGGCCTCCAGGTGTTCTGA